Genomic segment of Candidatus Desulfofervidus auxilii:
AATCGCTTAATTCCACTCAGTATGGTAGGTAAAAATAAGGAAGTAACAGTAGTAGGCATAAATGCAGGTAGAGGACTACAATCAAGACTTTTTAGCTTAGGAATTATTCCAGGAGTTACTATAAAAGTGCTTAATAATTCAGGTCCAGGTCCTGTAATTATATCAATAAAAGATACAAGACTTGTCCTTGGATGGGGTGTAGCCCAAAAAATCATAGTAAGTGAACCAGGTTAGTAACTTTATAATCCTTCATACTGACAACAATGAATTCTTCAGCAATAAAACTTGCCATTTCTGGAACCTAATGGGCATTTATTGTTACATATAGGGTTCTTATTCATATTTTTAATAAAATTAATCTTTTTTAAATATATATTTTTTGTATCATCATGGTTAAAGACATTACCCAGGTAAAGCTCTAAAAGATAAGGGCAAGGAGTAATTTTACCTTCAACTGTAACAAAGATACTATATCTAACTGCAACACAAGGTATAGAAGGTTTTGGAGGTAGGTATAGTTTTATCTTTAATTCTTTTGCTAATTTTTTTGCTTTTTTAAATAACTCTCTTTCCTCTTTAACAGAAATATAGTTAACATTAGGATGAACTTTAAATAACCTATGTAAGACTATTGCATCTATATTTAATTGAGAGGTAATTTTTATTAAATCCAAAATTTGATTAAGATTTTCTTTGTATATAACAATATCCATATAAATTTTTGGCTTTTTCAATCTTTCTTTATTTCTTTTTTCTATTAACTCTTTAATTTGTGGGAAAATAGATAAAAGAATTTTCTTATTATGTATTCCAAAAACAATAATACTTAAACCACTATCAAAAATTTTTTCTAAATTTTCTTTAAGCAGAGTTCCATTAGTAGTAAGCTCTGTAGAAATTCCTTGTGACTCAGCATATTCTATCATTTGAAATATTTGAGAATTAAGTAATGGCTCACCCCATCCATGCAGACAAACATGCCGAAAATTACCAAAATTCAATACTTTTTTAAAATTCTCAAAAGATAGTTGAACATTTTTTTTATTTAAATTTTGTCGCATACATATCTTACAATTTAAGTTACATTTACGAGTAGGTTCAATTTGCAAAATTAAATCTCTATTTAGCCAATTC
This window contains:
- a CDS encoding radical SAM protein → MNWLNRDLILQIEPTRKCNLNCKICMRQNLNKKNVQLSFENFKKVLNFGNFRHVCLHGWGEPLLNSQIFQMIEYAESQGISTELTTNGTLLKENLEKIFDSGLSIIVFGIHNKKILLSIFPQIKELIEKRNKERLKKPKIYMDIVIYKENLNQILDLIKITSQLNIDAIVLHRLFKVHPNVNYISVKEERELFKKAKKLAKELKIKLYLPPKPSIPCVAVRYSIFVTVEGKITPCPYLLELYLGNVFNHDDTKNIYLKKINFIKNMNKNPICNNKCPLGSRNGKFYC
- a CDS encoding ferrous iron transport protein A; protein product: NRLIPLSMVGKNKEVTVVGINAGRGLQSRLFSLGIIPGVTIKVLNNSGPGPVIISIKDTRLVLGWGVAQKIIVSEPG